The Desulfovibrio sp. DNA window AACGGCAGACAACCAGAATTGGTTCTCACCAATTCCGACTGTTTGCCGTTTTCCCCCCAATAGCAGCTCCGCGCCGCTCCATTCCAGTGTCCCGGACTACACGAAGGGGCGTCCTCCCCTCCGGCGCTCTTGGAAGGAGCGCATCACGCAAATTGTGGGTTGGGAAAAAACGTAGTTACAAAGTGTTCCGTCACTTTGATCGCGAAATACTTCCACCTTCCTGACCACCAGGCAGGGGGGAGACCTTTCGGTCGGCCCAAATCTTTTTTTTGTTAAAAGTTGATGACGATCATTTAATAGTGATTTTTCAAAAAAACGTCAACGGCCCGGTATTTGAGAAAACCGTAAAAGGCTATTCAGGGAGCTACTGATTGGCTGTTTTCTCCGCCAAGGTATAACTCGTGCTGCGCCCACCGCTCTCGCCTTGCAGCAGGATGCCGTATTCCATCAATTCCCGAATATCCCGTAAGGCAGTATCCGGAGAACACTTTGCCAGCTTGGCGTATTTGCCGCTGGTCAGTTTTCCCTCAAATCCGGCCAGCAGGCGATTGATGATAGCTCGCTGGCGTTCATTAAGTGGGTACTGATTGGCATATTGCCAAACATGAGCCTTGCGGAAGACGACGGCCAAGGTTTTGTCGGCTCCATCAATAGCCCGCCCAAGGCAGCCGAGGAACCAATTCAGCCAAGGCGTGATATCCAAGCCGCCCTTTTGGGTGCGTTCCAAAATATCGTAATATTCTTTGCGCTCCCGCTCGATCTGCCCGGACATGCTGTAAAAGCGTTGCGGGCAATCATCGGCCCGCGCCAGGGCACAATCAGCAATAGCACGGGCTATGCGTCCGTTACCGTCCTCAAAAGGGTGGATCGTCACAAACCAGAGGTGCGCTATTCCCGCCTTCATTACAGGGTCAAGCTGCAACGGCGCATTGAACCACTTCAGAAAGTGGCTCATTTCCAACTCAAGGCGTTCTGCTGCCGGGGCTTCAAAATGAACCTTTTCATGGCCGACGTAGCCGGAGACAACTTGCATGGGACCAGCTTCGGGCTTGCGCCATGAGCCCACGGTGATACGCCGTGATGCCCCGAATCCGGTAGGAAATAGCGCCGCATGCCAGCCAAACAGCCGTTCCGTTGTAAGCGGTTCAGCATAGCGCTGTGTTGCGTCCAACATCATTTCCACAACGCCTTCCACGCTTCTGCTGGGGGGCATCAGGCCGCCGATGTCAATTCCAAGCCTTCGCGCCAGCGAAGAG harbors:
- a CDS encoding Fic family protein, with translation MRYIHERPDWSTFQWDIAKLAEQLAAIRHKQGLLLGRMNALGFSIRAEAGLETLTLDVVKSSAIEGEALDVAQVRSSLARRLGIDIGGLMPPSRSVEGVVEMMLDATQRYAEPLTTERLFGWHAALFPTGFGASRRITVGSWRKPEAGPMQVVSGYVGHEKVHFEAPAAERLELEMSHFLKWFNAPLQLDPVMKAGIAHLWFVTIHPFEDGNGRIARAIADCALARADDCPQRFYSMSGQIERERKEYYDILERTQKGGLDITPWLNWFLGCLGRAIDGADKTLAVVFRKAHVWQYANQYPLNERQRAIINRLLAGFEGKLTSGKYAKLAKCSPDTALRDIRELMEYGILLQGESGGRSTSYTLAEKTANQ